The following proteins are encoded in a genomic region of Methylobacterium tardum:
- a CDS encoding cupin domain-containing protein produces MPELTVKKIALVAVLLLAAGAYAEIRLHEQGRPVSGTTIKPGIAAFSPAPIPADWVVSGSPVTEVAEVSQTHDGSAHVYLWRTTASAFRWTHHADEIITILDGDVFITGADGERRHLTAGDVAHFPIGSVQLWEVPKTLLKSAILKHQSPTLVEASMRWMRRARALVAG; encoded by the coding sequence GTGCCGGAGCTGACCGTGAAGAAGATCGCCCTCGTCGCCGTCCTCCTGCTGGCGGCCGGTGCCTATGCGGAGATCCGGCTCCACGAGCAGGGGCGTCCCGTCTCCGGGACCACGATCAAGCCCGGGATCGCCGCCTTCAGCCCTGCGCCGATCCCGGCCGACTGGGTCGTCTCGGGAAGTCCCGTCACCGAAGTGGCAGAAGTCTCGCAGACCCATGACGGGTCTGCGCATGTCTATCTCTGGCGCACCACCGCGAGCGCGTTCCGCTGGACCCACCACGCCGACGAGATCATCACCATCCTCGATGGCGACGTCTTCATCACCGGGGCGGATGGCGAGCGCCGTCACCTCACGGCGGGCGATGTGGCGCATTTCCCGATCGGGTCCGTCCAGCTCTGGGAGGTCCCCAAGACCCTCCTGAAGTCGGCGATCCTCAAGCACCAGAGCCCCACTTTGGTCGAGGCCTCGATGCGCTGGATGCGCCGGGCCCGCGCCCTCGTCGCCGGCTGA
- a CDS encoding glycosyltransferase family 2 protein produces MRSHSAPSPAWEAIAWGTPAGPKAAGPNANTPVVPILLDADLQPFDTRPLAADSIERADGAVFLVTPATATPCPDVLERIRAALSARPDIGIFYGDDAVADAEGLVTSVHCKPAFNPGLLMADDYVGFPLIIRASVLAAVTPSFGRREGNAAWFAFCLDALSAGIGLDRIPHTLLASPLARPKAGRKARARVLERWFRAAGQPLTTAAGLTPDTLEIRRTLADPPPVTLVIPTAQSRPKDGDGVPTDRPHIVQLLDSLARSTYPANRITVLIGDDREDDAIYQGRADRFTVKRIDTRRPAGEPFNYAAKMNRLWRAAETDLIILMNDDLVVRRRGWIEALLTFAMDQGVGGVGGRLLFPDGTIQHAGMTGGIFGVFAHPWYKRPAAERTYADWALTQRDCSAVTGALFATRKAVLEAVNGFDEGFALDFNDVDLCLKLRLLGYRIVYTPFAEMAHHESASRTTNFAPGSQTARFLRRWHDVLAEDPSYSPQLRTDTDVVAPRADATRWITERGTGAAAGR; encoded by the coding sequence ATGCGCAGCCATTCGGCCCCCTCGCCAGCCTGGGAGGCGATCGCCTGGGGGACGCCCGCCGGCCCCAAGGCGGCCGGGCCCAACGCGAACACGCCAGTCGTGCCGATCCTCCTCGACGCGGACCTTCAGCCTTTCGACACGCGCCCGCTCGCCGCGGACTCGATCGAGCGGGCGGACGGCGCGGTGTTCCTGGTCACGCCGGCCACCGCCACGCCCTGCCCGGACGTTCTCGAGCGGATCCGCGCGGCCCTGTCCGCGCGGCCCGACATCGGCATCTTCTACGGAGATGACGCCGTCGCCGACGCCGAGGGCTTGGTGACGAGCGTTCACTGCAAGCCGGCCTTCAATCCGGGCCTGCTGATGGCGGATGACTATGTCGGCTTCCCCCTGATCATCCGCGCCTCGGTGCTCGCCGCCGTGACGCCCAGCTTCGGCCGGCGGGAAGGGAACGCAGCGTGGTTCGCCTTCTGCCTGGACGCGCTCTCGGCCGGGATCGGCCTCGACCGCATCCCGCACACGCTGCTCGCCTCGCCCCTCGCTCGCCCGAAGGCCGGGCGCAAGGCCCGCGCCCGTGTCCTGGAGCGGTGGTTCCGCGCCGCCGGCCAGCCGCTCACGACGGCGGCCGGGCTCACGCCGGACACGCTGGAGATCCGGCGGACGCTGGCCGATCCGCCCCCGGTGACGCTGGTGATCCCGACCGCGCAGAGCCGGCCCAAGGACGGCGACGGCGTTCCCACCGACCGGCCGCACATCGTCCAGCTCCTGGACAGCCTCGCGCGCAGCACCTACCCGGCCAACCGGATCACCGTGCTGATCGGCGACGACCGCGAGGATGACGCGATCTATCAGGGCCGCGCCGACCGGTTCACGGTCAAGCGCATCGACACGCGTCGCCCCGCGGGCGAGCCGTTCAACTATGCCGCCAAGATGAACCGGCTGTGGCGCGCCGCCGAAACCGATCTGATCATCCTGATGAACGACGACCTCGTCGTCCGCCGGCGCGGATGGATCGAGGCCTTGCTGACCTTCGCCATGGACCAGGGCGTCGGCGGTGTCGGCGGCCGGCTGCTGTTCCCGGACGGGACGATCCAGCACGCCGGCATGACCGGCGGCATCTTCGGCGTCTTCGCCCATCCCTGGTACAAGCGGCCGGCGGCGGAGCGGACCTATGCGGACTGGGCGCTCACCCAGCGCGACTGCTCGGCCGTGACCGGGGCGCTGTTCGCCACCCGCAAGGCCGTGCTGGAGGCCGTCAACGGCTTCGACGAGGGCTTCGCCCTCGACTTCAACGACGTCGATCTCTGCCTGAAGCTGCGCCTGCTCGGCTATCGCATCGTCTACACGCCGTTCGCCGAGATGGCGCACCATGAGAGCGCGTCGCGGACGACCAACTTCGCCCCCGGCTCGCAGACAGCGCGCTTCCTGCGCCGCTGGCACGATGTCCTGGCGGAAGATCCCTCCTACAGCCCGCAGCTGCGCACCGACACCGACGTGGTCGCCCCGCGGGCCGACGCAACCCGCTGGATCACCGAGCGTGGGACCGGAGCGGCCGCCGGGCGCTGA
- a CDS encoding ammonium transporter — translation MKLRHALMLGLGGAAIAALLIEPSLAQTPTPEAASPPPSPIPNKGDTAWMMISSALVLMMSVPGLALFYGGLVRTKNMLSVLTQVFAIVSIVGLLWVFYGYSLAFTNGGGLNDFVGGFSKAFLKGIDANSTVATFSNGVVIPEYAYLCFQMTFAMITPALIVGAFAERMKFSALVVFTILWVTVIYFPMAHMVWYWGGPDAVGNAAKALAAATDDASKATAQAALDAVNKDAGFLFQKGALDFAGGTVVHINAGIAGFVGCLIMGKRIGYGRDLLAPHSLTMTMIGASLLWVGWFGFNAGSNLESNGTAALAMLNTFVATCGAAVAWLFAEWALKGKPSLLGMLSGAVAGLVAVTPASGFAGPMGSIVLGLVAGVVCFVMCSTVKNALGYDDSLDVFGVHCIGGILGALATGILVDPNLGGVGIPDYTSKPGELAVGAYDMMSQLIIQAEAVGLTLLWSGIGSAVLYKLADVTIGLRVTQEEEREGLDIADHGERAYNY, via the coding sequence ATGAAACTTCGTCATGCCCTCATGCTCGGCTTGGGAGGGGCGGCGATCGCCGCCCTCCTGATCGAGCCGTCTCTCGCGCAGACGCCGACGCCGGAGGCGGCCTCGCCGCCGCCGTCCCCGATCCCCAACAAGGGTGACACGGCCTGGATGATGATCTCGTCGGCCCTGGTGCTGATGATGTCGGTCCCGGGCCTCGCGCTGTTCTACGGCGGCCTCGTCCGCACCAAGAACATGCTGTCGGTGCTGACCCAGGTCTTCGCGATCGTGTCGATCGTCGGCCTGCTCTGGGTGTTCTACGGCTACAGCCTCGCCTTCACCAACGGCGGCGGCCTCAACGACTTCGTCGGCGGCTTCTCGAAGGCCTTCCTGAAGGGCATCGACGCGAACTCGACGGTGGCGACCTTCTCCAACGGCGTCGTGATTCCCGAATACGCCTATCTGTGCTTCCAGATGACGTTCGCGATGATCACGCCCGCGCTGATCGTCGGCGCCTTCGCCGAGCGGATGAAGTTCTCGGCTCTGGTGGTGTTCACGATCCTCTGGGTCACGGTCATCTACTTCCCGATGGCCCACATGGTCTGGTACTGGGGCGGCCCGGACGCCGTCGGCAACGCCGCCAAGGCGCTGGCCGCTGCCACCGACGATGCCTCGAAGGCGACCGCCCAGGCGGCCCTCGACGCCGTCAACAAGGATGCCGGCTTCCTCTTCCAGAAGGGCGCCCTCGACTTCGCCGGCGGCACCGTGGTCCACATCAACGCGGGCATCGCCGGCTTCGTCGGCTGCCTGATCATGGGCAAGCGCATCGGCTACGGCCGCGACCTGCTCGCCCCGCACTCCCTGACCATGACGATGATCGGCGCCTCGCTGCTGTGGGTCGGCTGGTTCGGCTTCAACGCCGGCTCGAACCTCGAGTCCAACGGCACCGCCGCCCTCGCCATGCTCAACACCTTCGTGGCGACCTGCGGCGCCGCGGTGGCGTGGCTGTTCGCCGAGTGGGCGCTCAAGGGCAAGCCGTCCCTGCTCGGTATGCTGTCGGGTGCGGTCGCCGGCCTGGTCGCCGTCACCCCGGCCTCCGGCTTCGCCGGCCCGATGGGCTCGATCGTGCTCGGCCTCGTCGCCGGCGTGGTCTGCTTCGTGATGTGCTCCACCGTGAAGAACGCCCTCGGCTACGACGACTCGCTCGACGTCTTCGGCGTCCACTGCATCGGTGGCATTCTGGGCGCGCTGGCGACCGGCATCCTGGTCGACCCGAACCTCGGCGGCGTCGGCATCCCCGACTACACCTCGAAGCCGGGCGAGCTGGCGGTCGGTGCCTACGACATGATGAGCCAGCTCATCATCCAGGCCGAGGCGGTCGGCCTGACGCTCCTCTGGTCGGGCATCGGCTCGGCGGTCCTCTACAAGCTCGCCGACGTGACGATCGGCCTGCGTGTCACGCAGGAGGAGGAGCGCGAGGGTCTCGACATCGCCGATCACGGCGAGCGCGCCTACAACTACTGA
- a CDS encoding phosphoserine transaminase — protein MTSRPAQRPRVPHFSSGPCAKRPGWTPAALADAALGRSHRSPIGKAKLGRAIDLTRTVLQVPADYRIGIVPASDTGAVEMAMWTMLGPKPVEVAAWEAFGKEWVTDALRQLKIAPRIHQTPYGILPDLGAIDTKNSDVVFTWNGTAAGVKVPNGDWIAADRAGLTICDATSAAFAQPLPWDKLDVVTFSWQKVMGGEAAHGMLILSPRAVARLESHTPTWPLPKVFRLTKDGTLIEGIFKGDTINTPSMLAVEDYLDTLGWAERIGGLPALHARADANAKVIYDWVARTPWIAPLAVDPATYSNTGVCLVVADPDVLARGDAAVSAFAAGIVERLEREGVALDIGAYRDAPAGLRIWCGATVETSDLEALTPWLDWAFAEEKAALTRAA, from the coding sequence ATGACCAGCCGCCCCGCGCAGCGACCGCGCGTGCCCCATTTCTCCTCCGGCCCCTGCGCCAAGCGTCCGGGCTGGACCCCGGCCGCCCTGGCCGATGCCGCTCTGGGTCGGTCGCACCGCTCCCCCATCGGCAAGGCCAAGCTCGGCCGGGCTATCGACTTGACGCGGACGGTCCTCCAGGTGCCCGCCGACTATCGGATCGGCATCGTGCCCGCCTCCGATACCGGCGCCGTCGAGATGGCGATGTGGACGATGCTGGGGCCGAAGCCCGTCGAGGTCGCCGCCTGGGAGGCGTTCGGCAAGGAGTGGGTCACGGACGCGCTGAGGCAGCTCAAGATCGCGCCCCGCATCCACCAGACGCCCTACGGAATCCTGCCGGATCTCGGGGCGATCGACACCAAGAACAGCGACGTGGTCTTCACTTGGAACGGGACCGCAGCCGGCGTGAAGGTGCCGAACGGCGATTGGATCGCGGCGGACCGCGCAGGTCTGACGATCTGCGACGCCACCTCGGCCGCTTTCGCGCAGCCCCTGCCCTGGGACAAGCTCGATGTCGTGACCTTCTCCTGGCAGAAGGTGATGGGCGGCGAGGCGGCGCACGGCATGCTGATCCTCTCGCCCCGCGCCGTGGCGCGGCTGGAGAGCCACACGCCGACCTGGCCGCTGCCGAAGGTCTTCCGCCTGACCAAGGACGGCACTCTGATCGAGGGCATCTTCAAGGGCGACACGATCAACACGCCCTCGATGCTGGCGGTGGAGGATTACCTCGACACGCTGGGCTGGGCCGAGCGGATCGGCGGCCTGCCGGCGCTCCACGCGCGGGCGGATGCGAATGCCAAGGTGATCTACGACTGGGTCGCGCGCACGCCCTGGATCGCGCCGCTCGCGGTCGATCCCGCCACCTATTCGAACACCGGCGTCTGTCTCGTGGTCGCCGATCCGGACGTGCTCGCCCGAGGCGACGCGGCGGTCTCGGCCTTCGCGGCAGGGATCGTCGAGCGCCTCGAGCGGGAGGGCGTCGCCCTCGACATCGGCGCCTACCGCGACGCCCCGGCGGGCCTGCGGATCTGGTGCGGCGCCACGGTCGAGACCTCGGATCTGGAAGCGCTCACGCCCTGGCTCGACTGGGCCTTCGCCGAGGAGAAGGCGGCGCTGACGCGGGCGGCGTAA
- the tesB gene encoding acyl-CoA thioesterase II, with amino-acid sequence MTDANTDAMTDAVAELIAILDLERLEVDLFRGQNPKTGWRRVFGGQVVAQALVAATRTVPDDRPAHSLHAYFMLPGDPRTPIVYEVERIRDGRSFTTRRVKAIQHGRAIFATTVSYQVAEEGLTHQPAMPAVAGPEGLLDGKALAEAGGTGMPEAIAAYFGRERPIDLRPVDLNRYIPAQAGGRPPEPVFNVWLRAASALPDDPALHRAVLAYASDMTLLDVSLIPHGRSVFDPAIQAASLDHALWFHRPVKIDEWLLYAQDSPVAGGARGFARGQIFDRAGNLVASVAQEGLVRRIGD; translated from the coding sequence ATGACCGACGCCAATACCGACGCGATGACGGATGCCGTCGCCGAGCTGATCGCCATCCTCGACCTGGAGCGGCTGGAGGTCGATCTCTTCCGGGGTCAGAACCCCAAGACGGGCTGGCGCCGGGTCTTCGGCGGTCAGGTCGTCGCGCAGGCCCTGGTCGCCGCGACTCGGACGGTGCCGGACGACCGCCCGGCCCACTCGCTGCACGCGTATTTCATGCTCCCGGGCGATCCCCGAACCCCTATCGTCTACGAGGTCGAGCGTATCCGGGACGGCCGGAGCTTCACCACGCGCCGGGTCAAGGCGATCCAGCACGGGCGGGCGATCTTCGCCACGACGGTCTCCTACCAAGTCGCCGAGGAGGGCCTCACGCACCAGCCCGCGATGCCGGCGGTGGCGGGTCCGGAGGGCCTCCTCGACGGCAAGGCCCTGGCGGAGGCGGGCGGGACCGGCATGCCGGAGGCGATCGCCGCCTATTTCGGCCGCGAGCGCCCGATCGACCTGCGCCCGGTCGACCTCAACCGCTACATCCCCGCTCAGGCGGGCGGACGGCCTCCCGAGCCGGTCTTCAATGTCTGGCTGCGCGCGGCCTCGGCGCTTCCGGACGATCCGGCCCTGCACCGGGCGGTTCTGGCCTACGCCTCCGACATGACCCTGCTCGACGTCTCGCTGATCCCGCACGGGCGCTCGGTGTTCGACCCCGCCATCCAGGCGGCGAGCCTCGACCACGCGCTCTGGTTCCATCGACCCGTGAAGATCGACGAGTGGCTTCTCTACGCGCAGGACAGCCCGGTTGCCGGGGGTGCCCGCGGCTTCGCCCGCGGGCAGATCTTCGACCGGGCCGGCAACCTCGTGGCCTCGGTCGCGCAGGAGGGACTCGTCCGCCGGATCGGGGATTAA
- a CDS encoding P-II family nitrogen regulator, giving the protein MKIVMAIIKPFKLEEVRDALTGIGVHGLTVTEVKGYGRQKGHTEIYRGAEYAVSFLPKLKIEVAVASDLTSSVIDAIAGAARTGQIGDGKIFVMPLEKAVRIRTGETDADAL; this is encoded by the coding sequence ATGAAAATCGTGATGGCCATCATCAAGCCGTTCAAGCTCGAGGAGGTCCGCGATGCGCTGACCGGAATCGGCGTGCACGGCCTGACGGTGACGGAGGTGAAGGGTTACGGCCGGCAGAAGGGCCATACCGAGATCTACCGCGGCGCCGAGTACGCCGTGAGCTTCCTGCCCAAGCTGAAGATCGAGGTTGCCGTCGCCTCCGACCTGACGTCGAGCGTGATCGACGCCATCGCGGGCGCGGCCCGGACCGGCCAGATCGGTGACGGCAAGATTTTCGTGATGCCGCTGGAGAAGGCGGTGCGCATCCGGACCGGCGAGACCGACGCCGACGCCCTCTGA